A window from Blastocatellia bacterium encodes these proteins:
- the lipB gene encoding lipoyl(octanoyl) transferase LipB encodes MWDEDGLLAVRRLGLVEYEDGLLIQRLVEQERQRGAVPDTILLLEHPPVITVGRSAAQKASRQILCPLERLRELGIDVVQTDRGGAVTYHGPGQLVAYPILQLRGAERDVHHYLRLLEEVIIRTLADFGIEAHREAGRTGVWVRGEKIASIGVHLSRWITRHGLALNVANDLSPFDLIVPCGLSGVRMTSMERVCGQHVSFDQVESALIGHFGQVFNRRPFVKPIDRESVMVILRSLPDNRYLLFKRRAEAGGFWQPVTGFIEPGESPPAAAIREVAEETGLKDQCPPLHRLPYIHAFAIAPELLPDLSLPQPVIVREHTFAAELPGEPGKIELDPREHTEYEFVPYDQALTRVVWAGTRRALKLAEQTLNQLSVLKRLRTGADL; translated from the coding sequence ATGTGGGATGAAGACGGTCTTCTGGCTGTTCGGAGACTGGGGTTGGTTGAGTACGAAGACGGTTTACTCATTCAACGGCTTGTCGAACAGGAGCGTCAGCGTGGAGCCGTACCCGATACAATCCTGCTCCTTGAGCATCCTCCGGTGATCACAGTGGGCAGAAGTGCCGCTCAGAAGGCATCCCGGCAGATTCTCTGTCCACTTGAGAGGCTGCGCGAACTCGGGATAGATGTAGTTCAAACGGATCGGGGGGGAGCTGTAACATACCACGGGCCGGGTCAGCTCGTTGCCTATCCCATCCTCCAACTTCGGGGCGCGGAGCGGGACGTCCATCATTATCTGCGCTTATTGGAAGAGGTCATCATCCGCACATTGGCGGATTTTGGTATCGAGGCCCATCGAGAGGCAGGTCGAACGGGCGTCTGGGTCCGAGGAGAAAAAATCGCCTCCATCGGAGTTCACCTCAGCCGCTGGATCACGCGACACGGTTTGGCTCTGAATGTTGCCAATGACCTTTCACCCTTTGACCTGATTGTCCCCTGCGGGCTGAGCGGAGTTCGCATGACCTCGATGGAAAGGGTCTGCGGGCAGCACGTCTCCTTCGACCAGGTCGAGTCAGCTCTTATCGGCCACTTCGGCCAGGTATTCAATCGTAGGCCCTTCGTGAAACCGATTGATCGTGAATCTGTCATGGTAATCCTTCGCTCGCTGCCGGATAACCGTTATCTTCTTTTCAAACGGCGTGCTGAAGCGGGAGGATTCTGGCAACCAGTGACCGGATTCATTGAACCGGGGGAATCGCCACCGGCAGCCGCCATCCGTGAAGTTGCCGAAGAAACCGGCCTGAAGGACCAGTGCCCGCCCCTTCATCGGCTGCCCTACATTCATGCTTTTGCCATTGCACCAGAACTTCTGCCGGATTTGTCACTTCCCCAACCGGTTATCGTCCGCGAGCACACGTTTGCGGCGGAGCTCCCGGGTGAGCCAGGAAAAATCGAGCTTGATCCTCGGGAACACACCGAGTACGAGTTTGTACCCTACGACCAGGCCCTCACGCGCGTGGTATGGGCGGGAACGCGACGAGCGCTGAAGCTCGCCGAACAGACGCTCAACCAGCTTTCCGTCCTCAAGCGTCTCCGCACGGGAG